A segment of the Carya illinoinensis cultivar Pawnee chromosome 1, C.illinoinensisPawnee_v1, whole genome shotgun sequence genome:
tGATTGAGCTATGGTCCAATCCTGTCCTGTTGTATAATTACCCCAGTTTCTCAAGTAATAGCATTGTTGGTTTTGGTAAGAAATTATCACAGCAAAAGGGCAAGTTTGCTTCTTTAGATGACACTGAGAAAAACTTAGAAGAGATGTAGATATGCATCCTGCACAACATTGGAgtcaatgattttattattaacattCGAGATATCCTGCTAGTGAAATAATgttgataattatttattatgaatCTCAAATGATATTTCCATACTCAACCAAATTTTAGCCTTTAAATTTAGGTTACTCAACTCTTTATTCATATATGATAATTCTGACTTTTGGGTTGAGCAGGGAGGAAATGACCATGAAATTTATGAATCAGAACGAACCATCGGTCACACAGGTCAGCTCTATATGCTTGAACTtcaactaatatataaattccTATGGAAGTAAAAAATTCTTCCCCTTTTGCTTCAACGGCATTTAAATGCACAATTCCATTTCATGATGGATTAGTTTTATAACATAAGTGGTGCCCAACACAAAGATTGACCATAGAGGATAGAGAATGTGACATCTACTTATTTTTCACAACTCATGAATAATTTTTACATAGAAAGCCAAAGTTCTGTTTCAAATGCGAAAACAACAAATTGGATCAATTGCAAATGCAATTAGTTGAATGGGTTGTCATGACTGTAAAGCATCAAAAACTTAAATGCTATTATTTTACTATCATAGTGATTTGTGcctatactttcttttcttttctcagttACCAGCCCTGAAGATACAATGGAGATGTGTAAAACTCTCTTCCTTGCAACTTCTTGAGCATCTGGCCATTCTCTTCGACTGTGTGCcatttgtaatttatatttatgaatAAGCATTTTTTTCCCTGAGCTACATGTATGTGCATGCTATGCACAGGGATTCTGTCTGTATGAAAAGATATTGTCATACATTTTTAAGTATGTTTCCTTACATATGTGATTTTTCTAACGAGCAATTTACATAGTGAGTGTCCATCAATtcacaacaataaaactattgaaCATATGGCATTCACAAAATTCTACTTGCTAACAAAAGGTGGAAAGAGTTTCACAGTATTGAGTTCATATAAGGCAGTGATCCAACCCATATTGAATTTGGCAAACTAGCTGCAAAAgtttgcaaatataatttagCTATTGAGTGCAAAATGCAGGATCCGCCGAAGCCCTTgtctttcccttctttttctagGATATGGGTTTTACCAAAACCAgtttactaaaataaataagaaaataaagtgtgttttcttaaattcccccccccccccccccccccaactccTTGCTCATTGAAATTGACTTTGCATCATTTGGTTATACAGTCAGATGTTTtgtaaaaagttgaataaaatattattataatataatttttttaatattagttttgttttgggatttaaaaaagttaaattgtttattatattttatgaagatttgaaaaagttgtaatgatgagatgagatagtttaaatttaagtacACAAACTAGGCCAATCATTTGAGTCATCTCCCGGAAGGCGgaaattggcaccaacaaaagCTCGTGAATATAACAAGCACAGTCCATGATTCGTGTGATCAAATGATTCAAATGGAAATAGATAATGCTTGATCACATCAAagtattaaaatagaaaaaggccGGCAAGCAGTCTCCATAATTCTTTTAAAAGTAAGGAAAATATCGACCTAAAGTAACATTGAATCATGAGTGAGTGCATAAAGAAACATATTGAGCAATGATCCACCCCATCTATTGAAAGCAAAAGGCAAAAactagaatattattattattaagttgaAAACGAAATGGTCATGATTAtataatgagtaatgttatatacatttGTAAAGTGTATGTGtcatataatcattttgaaaaaaaatagagtctactattaaaaaaataattttcttttcacgtAGGTCTCATATTTGTTCACTTACATACactcacgactgcaaatatcatttccttCAGATAAtactaaaatttcaatatttttccaaaccttacaaataataattaacaacCTTTTCTTTTACTTGATAAActgtttctttttatctttttacaaACTTATTGGAGCCAACTGGAGACTGTATATAAAGTTGCATAATTAgagtcattttaattttattttatttgaaagcaGCATGTCTACTCAAATCTTTATTTAGTGTAACTTCTCAGCATACCCACTAGATCATCGACAccaataaatttaaagataattttaattCCGCAAGTGGTGAAGAaagattattaatattatttgttcaGATGCTCGCTTGAAGTTACATCCAACGTTCATTTCCCACTTTATCGCAGTTTCtataaagagaaattatatttgcactATAGAGTATGTAAATCTCGtataattctattaaaaaagtgagtaaatataaaatttacaagaaaaaattaattttttaataataaattccatttttttaaaaagaatgatcAATACTTACACAATCTATGATTATATCTACCATTATCCCTATATAAATACCAAAATTGTAATGCTTATTTTCTCTTAAGCAAAgacgaggaaaaaaaaaatgatcaatgCATCTAAATCCGTGGTTTATTTGTCATCATGATCTTATTCATCTTCACTAATaagttaattaaattaataaaaattctatatgcaatcacttttatatatttcttgcGCACTTCATTGTTGTGATTGactatattactttttttttttataaaataactgttttataaaataactgattaactatgctactttttttttaacctaCACAAAAGTAACTGCATGTACTCTTATATTAATCTTTGTTATGTACATTATaaattcttcaaatattttcaatataagtattattttaatttctattttttttttcccccccttcTGGTTTTGCTTATCTTTAATTTCAATGTGACAGAACTCAAGAGTTCATGTCCTTGCCACGAAAGCCTAGCATGGTCAAGAAATGATCTTCTAAATATGGATTCTGATTTTGGCTAGATACATAATACTGCATGTTGGTAGCTACGAGctgcttatatatatttagggaACCTTTTTTTACATTAAACATGCATTACTCTGCCGTTGGTTGCCGAAGCTTTTGCTGCCGCGTACTACCCTTGCTGAAGTGCAATCTGCGGAATATTAAGGACTGACTGGGAATTCAAAATCAAGGAAATTTAAGTTTTAGCAACAATTACAAGGGGCCATAAAATGGACCAGCTGCAGAGACATTCAAGTTTCAGTACAATTGGCTGTAAAGTTCCAAGTTTGTGTGTAATTTAGAGTACCTACATCAATGCCAGCGCAAGCCAGACCGAGGATGCAACCCATAGTATAGATGAAAAGCGGATAGAACTAGTGAAACAAGCATCTTTCCAAACTCCTTGGAACATGTGATTCTGAAAATTTCACTGGAAGTTGTGCATCCTCTTCGCTGAGATGAGAGTATTCGAAAGAAGCATAGCTATTGTCATTGGACCCACTCCACCAGGAACTGGAGTAATAGCTGATGCAACTTTGCTGGCCTCCTCATAACAGACATCTCCTACCAAACGGTAACCTCGAGGACTTTTTGGATCCTGTCGCATACAAACCCATGAATGCCTCAGAAATGTGGAACCTTGAGTTACGAAGCAAGGTCTAATTGGCATAATCCAtcctctttcattcttttgaaaaaagttgttttaaaaattatctgaCAATCTAGTCAATGCTTCtttgaaaaatacatttttgtTCACGGGTTTTTAAGGAAGAAATCAAGTCAGATGAgagagataatttaatatgacTGAAGTGACCATAGAGTTCTGCTTACCTCAACTGGATTAATTCCAACATCAATGATCACCGCACCAGGCTTGATCCAGCTGCCCCTAACCATATTCGGCTGGCCTACAGCTGAAATAATAATATCTGCCTGTCTTGTAAACTCCTCAGGGTTCTTGGTTCTTGAGTGGACTATGCTGACGGTAGCATCTTCCCTCTAGCCACATTTAGAAAATCACATCATTATCAAAATGGGCAGAAACAAAGTACAGAGGTACTGAATTTATGTAATGATCAAGATAAGTGAAGCTTGGGCAAATGAAATCTCACTTGCAGCAATAGAGCAGCTGGCATGCCAACAATATTGCTCCTGCCAATTACAACCGCCCTCTTTCCTTTGATACTAATTCCATATCTATGCAACAATTCTATGCATCCTTTGGGTGTGCATGGAACAAAAGTGGGTTCTCTACCTCGCATGGCAAGACGACCAATGTTCAGTGGGTGAAATCCATCAACATCTTTCTCAATGCAAACAGCATTTAAGATGTTCTGTTCATTCATATGCTGGTACAATTcgaagaaaacaagaaaatcagtTTTTCGTGAACCATAGGCAGAAAATAGTTTATTAGGATTCATTCATGCTAACACAGTTAAAAGTTATGATTGCTAACCAAAAAGAGCTACAAACTATAGTATAAtctctatatataatagtttgtATGACTATCTAACACCAGGTTTATAAAGGAAAAGGGCTTGGGCATCCAAAGAAAACCACATTGTGCCAGGCCACCAATATTAAAGTCAATTGTGTCATAGCTCAAACATGTGCACATGACAAGAACATGCACATATTtagaacaacaacaaaaatgcaCCTGGAAGTACTTTATAGAGCAAAGCAAATATGGATGATGGTATGCAACAGAAACACTGGTACATCAGCCACAAAAATGATATCAGTTTAAAATACAAGATGTGACGTAAAAACACATTTCTCTCCTAATAGGAGACCTAGCTCAACTCACTGCCTCAATTCCAACTAATTGGGAGAGGCTACATTGAGAAGAATCAGTGATGCAAGCAATAGATGTTTGCTAGCATTAATAGAACCTATGAGGGATGGCAACGTATTGTACAAGGAAGCAGGATAGaggtttttttttagattttatacaAAAAGATAGATTTACAGTGTAAAATATCTTGTATACTTCTGCATCATAGCATTATTCAGCACAGAAAATATGGCCAGATTCAGAAGCATACAGAAGGCAGAGGTAACTGAACAAGGATTCCATGAACTGAAGGATCATCATTGAAGTCTGAGATAAACTTGAGTAATTCTTGTTCTGTAGAATCCTCCGGCAAACGTACTTCATAAGAATTGATCCCCGCCAACTCACACGATTTCTTTTTATTGCGAACATAAGTTGCAGAGTCCTTCCTATCCCCGACAAGGATAACTGCTAATCCTGGAACAACACCGATTGTATCCTTCATCCGAGATACTTCAGTATTTATCTCATCCCTGATCTGCTTTGCAACCGATTTTCCATCGATTACTTTAGCTGATGCCTCAGGGGCGATCAATGCTGTACAAAAAATTCAGTAAAAAATGTTTAAGCAAGATATTTAAAggccaaaaaataaattatagagATTACACCATCTTCACTGCCCAAACACAACTAAACTGGCCTGATCAAGAGGCAACAGTGAATGCAGTAAAGACACTGTTTACGTATCCGGACCTCAATTGTGGATAACAGGTAATTAGTACATGCAACTAAACAGCGAGCATTACTCAAATATCAATGTGGTAGAATCTAATTCTCAAGACACTTGAGTTTatcatcaatataaaaataagtggtttcAAGTCTCTGACATCCCAAAGTGTCGTTGCATATGAAAACCCTACCCGCCCTCTATCAGttaaacaataaattaaaacacaGCACCAGAAGATGCATGCTTACATATGTGCCGGCTAAGAACAAGCTGCATACTCAGTTCAGAGAATATAAATACTTGCATTTGTACATTCTGACATACACATACATGCTTTACAtgtatttaacaaaaaaaaagtcGCGATTTTGGTTTGTTTTCCGACATATTCAGggcaaccaaaagaaaaaagatggggGAGTTGTACCGGCGAGAACAGGTGACGGCGAAGCCGAAGAGTGAACAGCGAGAGTTTTGAATGTTCTCGGAAAGCTACAGAAAGGAGGTCGCCAATAGAGAGGGCCGAGTAGGAAGCGGCGAAGAACAACGTGTTGGTGGCTCATTGGGAGGAGCCGAGCAGTGGCGGAGGAGGAAGAACAGCCGCTGCAGACCATTGGAACCAGTTGGGTAATCGATTTCTCCTGCGAGCCTCGGTAGGAATCGTTTATTTATTCCAAAGATCAATTTTAGCTCGGTTCTGCTACTCGCCATACCAAAGGGGTTCTACATTCACTGAGAGCACTCCCCGATCAgccaattttattttacttttttactttttttaaaattacttagacatttttaaaaaataaaaaatatatatatattcatttaaaaacacttatttaaccattaaataaaaataaataattaattaaatttcaataGAATATTTCGGTAAAAATTGAAAGTAAACTTTTTCCATACCAAATGACCAatttatacctttttttttttaattttgtttttgtatttttttcacttttttaattttataactaattcTTATTCGTACAAAActcaaaaggtaaaaaaaaaatatatacaaaataataaaaaaggaaagaaattcgGTCATTTAGTAAGTaataatttccattttaattaGGAGAGCCcttcaaatagagaaatttgatggaaatacctttttcaattttgtttttaactttttgagtttctttaaaagatatatcagttaaatatcattttctattcaaacaaaagttaaaaattacaaaaataaaataaaataaaataaattcattcagATTTTAGTATTTTGGGTGGTcaagtatcattttccttttaattgaagtatgcatgaaaaataattaaaaaaaggaaaagattatCTGTCCTTGTTTATATACTAAATAAGTATAGGGTGTTGCTGGTTGGCCGCTGGTTCCTACCCTCAATTTTATTGCCAGATGTGATTGCGCCACATGGTGGCCACGTGGttatagattaaaaaaaggaaCAGAAGTTCGATCCCGATCCCCATCTTCTCTCTCAAAACCCTAATGAGCCTTTGTTTTCCCTTCCGTTCAGAGAAAACCAAAATCGGATAGTGAATCGATCCCCAAATTCGAGAAGCAAACTATAGCATTTCC
Coding sequences within it:
- the LOC122309664 gene encoding bifunctional protein FolD 4, chloroplastic; this translates as MVCSGCSSSSATARLLPMSHQHVVLRRFLLGPLYWRPPFCSFPRTFKTLAVHSSASPSPVLAALIAPEASAKVIDGKSVAKQIRDEINTEVSRMKDTIGVVPGLAVILVGDRKDSATYVRNKKKSCELAGINSYEVRLPEDSTEQELLKFISDFNDDPSVHGILVQLPLPSHMNEQNILNAVCIEKDVDGFHPLNIGRLAMRGREPTFVPCTPKGCIELLHRYGISIKGKRAVVIGRSNIVGMPAALLLQREDATVSIVHSRTKNPEEFTRQADIIISAVGQPNMVRGSWIKPGAVIIDVGINPVEDPKSPRGYRLVGDVCYEEASKVASAITPVPGGVGPMTIAMLLSNTLISAKRMHNFQ